One part of the Gemmatimonas sp. genome encodes these proteins:
- the rmuC gene encoding DNA recombination protein RmuC, whose amino-acid sequence MGDPIALLTLVCAALAVVLLLVSLFRTKAVADPEGARRELREELRSARDEARASARELREEVTKSIDATQASLDRVRGTLDQRVRELQEGNERKLDEMRRTVDEKLHDTLEKRLGESFKLVSDRLDTVHKGLGEMQHLATGVGDLKRVLTNVKARGTWAEVQLGAILEQVLTPEQYDKNVCIRPDTAERVEFAVRLPGPLDDPASCVWLPIDSKFPQEDWLRLQDASDQGDVAAVQAASDALIRTVRGSAKEIHDKYVHPPASTDFAIMFLATEGLFAEVLRHPSLVSDLQQQYRVVVAGPTTLAAILTSLRMGFQTLVVEQRAAEVWRVLGAVKTEFGKFGDVLDKVQRQLNTASRTIEETGQRSRAMEKKLRSAERLPEAEAAMVLELPVGDTTVATDAFPLQ is encoded by the coding sequence CGCGCCGTGAACTCCGCGAGGAGTTGCGCAGCGCGCGCGATGAAGCGCGAGCATCGGCGCGCGAGCTACGCGAAGAAGTCACCAAATCCATCGACGCCACGCAGGCCTCACTCGACCGCGTGCGCGGTACGCTCGATCAGCGCGTGCGCGAGTTGCAGGAAGGGAACGAGCGTAAGCTCGATGAAATGCGCCGGACCGTCGACGAAAAGCTGCATGACACGCTAGAGAAGCGGCTAGGCGAATCGTTCAAACTCGTCAGCGATCGTCTCGACACGGTGCACAAGGGACTCGGCGAGATGCAGCATCTCGCCACCGGTGTGGGCGATCTCAAACGTGTGCTCACCAACGTCAAGGCGCGCGGCACGTGGGCCGAGGTGCAGCTCGGCGCCATTCTGGAGCAGGTGCTCACACCGGAGCAGTACGATAAGAACGTGTGCATCCGCCCGGACACCGCCGAGCGGGTGGAGTTCGCGGTGCGGTTGCCGGGACCACTCGATGATCCGGCCAGCTGTGTGTGGCTGCCTATCGACTCCAAGTTTCCGCAGGAAGATTGGCTGCGGCTGCAGGACGCGTCAGATCAGGGCGACGTGGCCGCGGTGCAGGCGGCCAGTGACGCGCTCATTCGCACGGTGCGCGGGTCGGCCAAGGAGATTCACGACAAGTACGTGCATCCGCCGGCCAGCACCGACTTCGCGATCATGTTTCTGGCCACCGAAGGACTGTTCGCCGAGGTGCTGCGTCACCCGTCGCTGGTGAGCGATCTGCAGCAGCAATATCGCGTGGTGGTGGCGGGCCCGACCACGCTGGCGGCGATTCTCACCAGCTTGCGTATGGGCTTTCAGACGCTCGTGGTCGAGCAGCGTGCGGCTGAAGTGTGGCGTGTGCTCGGCGCGGTGAAAACCGAATTCGGCAAATTCGGTGATGTGCTCGACAAGGTGCAACGTCAGCTCAACACGGCCAGTCGCACGATCGAGGAAACCGGTCAGCGCAGCCGCGCGATGGAGAAGAAGCTGCGCTCAGCCGAGCGGCTGCCGGAGGCGGAAGCGGCGATGGTGCTGGAGTTGCCGGTCGGCGATACGACCGTCGCTACCGACGCTTTTCCCCTACAATGA
- a CDS encoding GNAT family N-acetyltransferase: MNQTPVTLHAISVADLETVAALHCASWRSAYRGILSDAYLDGDLFTERLEAWHLKLAMMTDRQFGWLARHDGEPVGFAFASLDDDLTWGTLLDNLHLLPSHQGMGIGRSVLAAVAKVAHAHASHPGLFLWCYDQNTSARAFYEHLGATAVEQNRFDAPDGQSVPDWRYAWRTLDRLLPATEPGQPELA; the protein is encoded by the coding sequence ATGAACCAGACGCCCGTGACGCTGCACGCCATCTCGGTGGCCGACCTGGAGACCGTGGCCGCGCTGCATTGTGCCAGCTGGCGCAGTGCCTATCGCGGCATTCTTTCTGATGCCTATCTCGACGGCGACCTGTTCACCGAGCGCCTCGAAGCGTGGCATCTCAAGCTGGCGATGATGACCGACCGGCAGTTCGGCTGGCTCGCTCGGCACGATGGCGAGCCGGTCGGCTTTGCATTCGCGTCGCTCGATGACGACCTGACGTGGGGCACGCTGCTGGACAACCTGCATCTGCTGCCGTCTCACCAGGGGATGGGGATTGGTCGCAGTGTGCTTGCCGCCGTCGCGAAAGTTGCGCACGCGCACGCCTCGCATCCGGGACTTTTTCTTTGGTGCTACGACCAGAATACGAGCGCCCGTGCGTTTTACGAACATCTGGGCGCTACGGCGGTCGAGCAAAACCGCTTCGACGCGCCCGACGGACAGTCGGTGCCAGACTGGCGTTACGCTTGGCGCACGCTCGACCGGCTGCTGCCGGCGACGGAGCCTGGACAGCCAGAACTCGCATAG
- a CDS encoding AAA family ATPase, with amino-acid sequence MSSLPPAPSAPTEPLHTDAGLHLLRFTRDGDLLVFDEKRPGDGFAQFYSLERNELRKFVRDAVRTKLERVREQDRCQSAFDKYRAYLATLPPEKAPTARTTVRAARRMAVAESGGSAELAELYDRLDVRDPRPLFVTGRAGTGKSTVLRQLAAAQGNTCVVLAPTGLAALNAGGQTIHSFFRFPLKPLTARDIQGGKWLQVARKLDMLIIDEISMVRADVVDGIDVAMRMAKRNDLPFGGARVVMFGDPFQLPPIVSKEQAGAFGDLWYDTPHFFDAAVFKYAPLSTVEFRTVYRQRDPVWIALLDRVRIATPSGDDYRLLHTRIARSTDDELDETIILTARRLDAERVNQRRLDALDDAPAAFSAERSGTFGSQVGTGTFKQDPAPDPLVLKRGARVMFVKNDPEENWVNGSLGEVQAISATGAIVKLDSGAIVTVDAQEWQQLEYWYDDEADEIRQKVVGRYKQMPLQLAWAVTIHKSQGLTFDRVHVHLGRGAFSAGQTYVALSRCRTMEGMTLESPIGAGDVRCDQRVVEFMAQMA; translated from the coding sequence ATGTCGTCTCTGCCACCCGCTCCCTCGGCACCTACCGAACCGCTGCACACCGACGCCGGTCTCCACCTGCTGCGCTTCACGCGTGACGGGGATCTGCTGGTGTTCGACGAGAAGCGGCCGGGCGACGGCTTCGCGCAATTCTATAGCCTCGAGCGTAACGAGCTCCGCAAGTTCGTGCGCGACGCCGTGCGCACCAAGCTGGAGCGCGTACGCGAGCAGGATCGCTGTCAGTCGGCCTTCGACAAGTATCGCGCCTATCTGGCTACGCTGCCGCCGGAGAAGGCGCCCACGGCGCGCACGACGGTGCGGGCGGCGCGACGCATGGCCGTCGCCGAAAGCGGTGGTAGCGCCGAGCTCGCCGAGTTGTATGACCGGCTCGACGTGCGCGACCCGCGACCGCTGTTCGTGACCGGGCGCGCCGGCACCGGAAAAAGCACCGTACTGCGACAGCTGGCGGCCGCACAGGGCAACACGTGCGTCGTGCTCGCACCCACCGGGCTCGCGGCGCTCAATGCGGGTGGTCAGACGATCCACTCGTTCTTCCGCTTCCCGCTCAAACCGCTCACCGCACGCGACATTCAGGGCGGCAAGTGGCTGCAGGTGGCGCGCAAGCTCGACATGCTGATCATCGACGAAATTTCGATGGTGCGCGCCGACGTGGTTGACGGCATCGATGTCGCGATGCGCATGGCGAAGAGGAATGACCTGCCCTTCGGCGGCGCGCGCGTCGTGATGTTCGGCGATCCATTTCAGCTGCCGCCGATCGTGTCGAAGGAGCAGGCGGGCGCCTTCGGCGACCTGTGGTACGACACACCGCATTTCTTCGACGCGGCGGTGTTCAAGTACGCGCCGCTCTCCACCGTCGAATTCCGCACGGTGTATCGCCAGCGTGATCCCGTGTGGATCGCGCTGCTTGATCGCGTGCGGATCGCCACACCCAGCGGCGACGACTATCGGCTGCTGCATACGCGCATTGCACGGTCTACCGACGACGAACTCGACGAGACGATCATTCTCACCGCGCGCCGTCTCGACGCCGAGCGGGTGAATCAACGGCGGCTCGACGCCCTCGACGACGCGCCGGCCGCGTTTTCGGCCGAACGCAGCGGCACCTTTGGATCGCAAGTCGGTACGGGCACCTTCAAACAGGATCCAGCCCCCGATCCGCTCGTGCTCAAGCGCGGCGCGCGCGTGATGTTCGTGAAGAACGACCCCGAAGAGAACTGGGTGAACGGTTCACTGGGCGAAGTGCAGGCCATCAGCGCCACCGGGGCGATCGTGAAGCTCGACAGCGGTGCTATCGTGACGGTCGACGCACAGGAGTGGCAGCAGCTCGAGTACTGGTACGACGACGAGGCCGACGAAATTCGACAGAAGGTGGTCGGCCGCTACAAGCAGATGCCGCTGCAACTCGCCTGGGCGGTCACGATTCACAAGAGTCAGGGACTGACGTTCGATCGCGTGCACGTGCATCTGGGCCGCGGCGCGTTCTCAGCCGGGCAGACGTACGTTGCGCTCAGCCGTTGTCGCACGATGGAAGGGATGACACTCGAATCACCCATCGGCGCCGGCGATGTGCGTTGCGATCAGCGCGTCGTCGAGTTCATGGCGCAAATGGCGTAG
- a CDS encoding CsbD family protein: MTDKKRTDDLDLNEEGMVNRAKGAAEEAKGRARNALGGLTGDGGQQLKGMGEELKGKAQQTLGKAQQKLDDVLDGDDRKAP, from the coding sequence ATGACGGATAAGAAACGGACCGATGATCTCGACCTGAACGAGGAAGGCATGGTCAACCGCGCCAAGGGTGCCGCGGAAGAGGCCAAAGGCCGCGCCCGTAACGCGTTGGGTGGACTGACCGGCGACGGTGGCCAGCAGCTCAAGGGCATGGGCGAGGAACTCAAGGGCAAGGCGCAGCAGACATTGGGCAAGGCGCAGCAGAAGCTCGATGACGTGCTCGACGGGGACGATCGCAAGGCGCCGTAA
- a CDS encoding amidohydrolase, translating to MALRRCASTAVAVLLFHGAATSVSAQKGKGAVGAPNTAAMLTALDAKADHYAGVAKQIWGFAEVGFMEVKSTALLQSELKTAGFTITAGVAGEPTAFVAEYGSGKPVIALLGEFDALPGLSQDAAPTRNPLIAGGPGHGCGHHLFGTASTAAAIALKHWMQANNVRGTLRMIGTPAEEGGSGKVYMVRDGVFNDVDAVIAWHPGDENSITGERTMANISGKFHFKGISAHAAAAPERGRSALDGVEVMNVMTNYLREHIPDGTRIHYVITDGGRAPNVVPDEAEVYYYVRHVDMKVVNDVWSRVVNAAKGAAMGTGTTYDLQLTGSVYSLLPNETLAKVQQRMLERVGGYTLTPAERAFAEQLQKSAQFMPQPLTNTALIKPLTIGAAGSASTDVGDVSWVVPTVQLSAATWVPGTAAHSWQAVAAGGMSIGAKGMMVAAKTMALTGAELFATPATIAAAKAELDTRRGASFTYSTVLGTQKPALDYRKGSVPAASK from the coding sequence ATGGCGCTCCGCCGCTGTGCTTCCACCGCCGTCGCCGTTCTGCTCTTCCACGGTGCCGCGACGTCCGTCTCCGCGCAAAAGGGGAAGGGTGCCGTCGGCGCGCCGAACACGGCCGCGATGCTGACCGCGCTCGACGCGAAGGCCGACCACTACGCCGGTGTCGCCAAGCAGATCTGGGGCTTCGCCGAAGTCGGCTTTATGGAGGTGAAGAGCACGGCGCTCCTGCAGTCTGAACTCAAGACGGCGGGCTTCACAATCACCGCGGGTGTAGCTGGTGAGCCCACGGCCTTCGTGGCCGAGTATGGCAGCGGCAAGCCGGTCATCGCGCTGTTGGGCGAGTTCGACGCGTTGCCCGGCCTCTCGCAGGACGCTGCGCCGACGCGCAATCCGCTTATTGCCGGAGGTCCCGGTCATGGCTGCGGGCATCACCTGTTCGGCACGGCCAGTACGGCGGCGGCGATTGCGCTGAAGCACTGGATGCAGGCGAACAACGTGAGGGGCACGCTGCGCATGATCGGTACGCCGGCTGAAGAAGGCGGATCGGGCAAAGTGTACATGGTGCGTGACGGTGTGTTCAACGACGTCGATGCGGTCATCGCGTGGCATCCGGGTGACGAGAACTCGATCACCGGTGAGCGTACGATGGCCAACATCAGCGGCAAGTTTCACTTCAAGGGCATCAGCGCGCACGCGGCGGCAGCGCCGGAGCGCGGTCGTTCCGCCCTCGACGGCGTGGAAGTGATGAACGTGATGACGAACTATCTGCGCGAGCATATCCCCGACGGCACGCGCATTCACTACGTCATCACCGATGGCGGGCGCGCGCCCAATGTGGTGCCCGACGAAGCCGAGGTGTACTACTACGTGCGCCACGTGGACATGAAGGTCGTGAACGACGTCTGGTCACGCGTCGTGAACGCCGCCAAGGGTGCCGCCATGGGTACCGGTACGACCTACGACTTGCAGCTCACCGGTTCGGTGTATTCGCTGCTGCCGAATGAAACGCTGGCCAAGGTGCAGCAGCGCATGCTCGAGCGGGTTGGTGGTTACACCCTCACACCGGCGGAACGCGCATTCGCCGAGCAGCTGCAGAAGTCTGCGCAGTTCATGCCCCAGCCGCTCACGAACACGGCGCTGATCAAGCCGCTCACCATTGGCGCGGCCGGCTCCGCGTCCACCGACGTGGGTGACGTGAGTTGGGTGGTGCCGACAGTGCAGCTGTCGGCGGCCACGTGGGTGCCGGGCACGGCCGCCCATTCCTGGCAGGCGGTCGCCGCCGGTGGCATGAGTATCGGCGCGAAGGGCATGATGGTGGCTGCGAAGACGATGGCGTTGACGGGCGCCGAGCTGTTCGCGACGCCGGCCACGATTGCCGCGGCGAAGGCGGAGCTCGACACGCGGCGCGGCGCGAGCTTCACGTACAGCACCGTCCTTGGAACCCAGAAGCCGGCGCTCGACTACCGCAAAGGCAGCGTGCCGGCGGCGAGCAAATAG
- a CDS encoding ketoacyl-ACP synthase III: MTPARHAAITGWGEALPPAILTNDDLSTFLETSDEWITQRTGMKERRVSHISAIEMATIASARALACAGLEAGEVDLIIYGGCSNEEAVPNSASGVQIALGATRAAAMDVNTACTSFLYGLSTATAMIQTGVVRNAIVIGVELISRYMDWSNRNVAVLFGDGAAAVVLQATDNEEGVIGTVLGCDAEARQSLRVRGIGCGYANRDVSLGDTLWDFDGQVIFKRAVHGMSEAAARVLREANVSADDIDLVVPHQANLRIIEAVAKYTGIGMDRVMVTVHKYGNMSAATVPVSLVDALKEGRVKPGSLLLMPGFGGGLTFGALLVRWGQRTTPLGESAIVMPPCEQTALELVNEIRAKQDPHGRSLRGLMEPVFAESRTV; encoded by the coding sequence ATGACGCCAGCGCGCCATGCCGCAATCACCGGCTGGGGTGAAGCGCTTCCCCCCGCCATCCTGACCAACGACGATCTCTCGACGTTTCTCGAGACCTCCGACGAATGGATCACGCAGCGCACCGGCATGAAGGAACGCCGCGTGTCGCACATCTCGGCGATCGAGATGGCCACCATCGCGTCGGCCCGCGCCCTCGCCTGCGCCGGGCTCGAAGCGGGTGAAGTAGATCTCATCATCTACGGTGGCTGCAGTAACGAGGAAGCGGTGCCCAACAGCGCCTCCGGCGTGCAGATCGCCCTCGGCGCCACGCGTGCCGCGGCGATGGACGTGAACACCGCCTGCACCAGCTTCCTCTACGGCCTCTCCACCGCCACGGCCATGATCCAGACCGGCGTGGTGCGTAACGCGATCGTGATCGGAGTGGAGCTCATCAGCCGCTACATGGATTGGAGCAATCGCAACGTGGCGGTGCTCTTCGGCGACGGCGCGGCGGCCGTGGTGTTGCAAGCGACCGACAACGAAGAAGGCGTGATCGGGACGGTGCTGGGGTGTGATGCCGAGGCGCGTCAGAGCTTGCGGGTGCGCGGTATCGGCTGCGGTTACGCCAACCGTGATGTCTCGCTCGGCGACACACTGTGGGACTTCGATGGACAGGTCATCTTCAAGCGGGCCGTGCATGGCATGAGTGAAGCGGCCGCGCGCGTGCTGCGCGAAGCGAACGTCTCGGCCGACGACATCGACCTGGTCGTGCCGCACCAGGCCAATCTGCGCATTATCGAAGCCGTGGCGAAGTACACCGGAATCGGGATGGATCGCGTGATGGTCACCGTGCACAAGTACGGCAACATGAGCGCGGCCACCGTACCCGTGAGCCTGGTCGATGCGCTCAAGGAAGGCCGCGTGAAGCCCGGCAGCCTGCTGCTGATGCCCGGATTCGGCGGTGGGCTCACCTTCGGTGCCCTTCTCGTGCGCTGGGGACAGCGGACCACACCGCTTGGCGAATCCGCGATCGTGATGCCGCCCTGCGAACAGACCGCGCTCGAACTCGTCAATGAGATCCGGGCCAAGCAGGATCCGCACGGCCGGTCCCTGCGGGGACTCATGGAGCCCGTGTTCGCTGAATCGAGGACGGTCTGA
- a CDS encoding alpha/beta fold hydrolase, with amino-acid sequence MSTLLLSRHRSSLPRRALAAVVTAALLPATAVAQAPVVFVHGNGDHAGLWDSVIWRFESNGYPSSRLFAVDLPNPSASSTLTAAELNRSTPEDQTAALAAFVTRVLLTTGASKVVLVGSSRGGMTIRNYVRYGGGAAHVSHVITGGTPNHGVFAIPTVQPDGEFNGVGPYLRALNRGSEVVPGVKFLALRSDSLDKYAQADGAGLGMKGTATNVDATGPALRGALNVVLPGTDHREVAFGPAAFRAQYRFITGRAPTQMDIVSDTVAVLEGMISGNVTASPTNLPLANAVITVHAVDAATGQRIGGPAYRGVTSHTGRWGPLRASPTARYEFEVVSPDSAVILHVFRMPFPRSSRVVNFRLPAPPASRPDSVSVLIARPRGYLGLGRDTVEFDGTRALGIPPGVPTVDRAIRWFGAREPITVRTRVNGETIVVRTQPGDKRRLVSAEFQRE; translated from the coding sequence ATGTCCACCCTACTGCTTTCCCGACATCGCTCGTCGTTGCCCCGCCGCGCTCTGGCAGCGGTGGTCACGGCGGCCCTCCTCCCCGCGACCGCGGTGGCCCAGGCGCCGGTGGTCTTCGTGCACGGCAACGGTGACCACGCCGGTCTGTGGGATAGCGTGATCTGGCGATTCGAGTCGAACGGCTATCCGTCGTCGCGTCTGTTCGCGGTCGATCTCCCCAACCCGTCGGCGTCGAGCACGCTCACCGCGGCGGAGCTCAATCGCTCGACTCCCGAAGATCAAACGGCGGCGCTGGCTGCGTTCGTGACCCGCGTGCTGCTCACGACGGGGGCGAGCAAGGTCGTCCTTGTGGGGAGTTCGCGCGGCGGTATGACCATTCGCAACTACGTACGCTACGGTGGCGGCGCGGCGCACGTTTCGCACGTGATCACGGGAGGCACACCGAACCATGGCGTGTTTGCCATTCCTACCGTTCAGCCTGACGGCGAGTTCAACGGCGTCGGTCCGTATCTGCGCGCGCTCAATCGCGGTAGTGAGGTGGTGCCCGGCGTGAAGTTTCTCGCGCTCCGCTCGGATTCGCTCGACAAGTATGCGCAGGCCGACGGCGCGGGGCTCGGCATGAAGGGCACGGCCACCAACGTGGACGCCACAGGGCCGGCGTTGCGCGGCGCGCTGAACGTGGTACTGCCCGGCACGGATCATCGCGAAGTCGCCTTTGGACCCGCTGCCTTTCGCGCGCAATACCGATTCATCACGGGGCGCGCGCCGACTCAGATGGACATTGTTTCCGACACGGTCGCGGTGCTCGAGGGGATGATCAGCGGCAACGTGACCGCGAGTCCCACCAACCTGCCGCTGGCGAATGCCGTGATCACGGTGCATGCGGTCGACGCGGCCACCGGCCAGCGCATCGGCGGGCCGGCGTACCGGGGCGTTACATCGCACACGGGACGATGGGGCCCGCTCCGCGCCTCACCGACCGCCCGCTACGAATTCGAGGTGGTGAGTCCGGATAGCGCGGTGATCCTGCACGTATTCCGCATGCCGTTCCCGCGCTCGAGCCGCGTGGTGAACTTCCGGCTTCCCGCACCACCGGCGTCGCGCCCAGACAGTGTGAGCGTACTGATTGCGCGTCCGCGCGGCTATCTGGGACTGGGGCGCGATACCGTGGAGTTCGACGGCACGCGCGCCCTCGGCATTCCGCCCGGTGTCCCAACCGTAGACCGCGCCATCCGCTGGTTCGGCGCGCGCGAACCGATCACGGTACGCACGCGCGTGAACGGCGAAACGATCGTGGTGCGCACGCAGCCGGGAGACAAACGTCGATTGGTGTCGGCGGAATTTCAGCGGGAGTAG
- a CDS encoding TonB-dependent receptor — MIIMKSSWPRTNWPLSLAALILASPALLSAQSAGTVAGSVSTAEGNLPVERATISVRGRDARATTDVAGRYQISELPVGTYWIVARAIGLLPDSVQVSVVAGQTARGTLALKRSTTTLQQVAITAQKRSESAQDVPVAVTALTADFLTKQSIQQFDALSAYVPGLNVQLQSPNNPGFVIRGITSDDGTSYVEPRVSVFQDGVSISKSRGSVVELFDLERVEVLKGPQGTLFGRGAQIGAVHVIQNKAVNARESMVAIGGGTFNELYATGMVNAPLVDGKLFGRVAAIYNKRDGFITNAGGGTLNGKNTGAVRASLRWLPTTASTVDIIVNAQTDDSPGTSFKSTRFAPPAGDATPFARAGLNGGDSLGISRQVGGLTVLYNQQLSPAWTLTSISAGRRFYSDEAFDADGTLAPVLQFREVAEGSQASQELRFAYDRGGKLTGFAGASGFWERGSQRVPFNTDERSLFALLAGQPIVNANGTANLSIVNNPSTGLPFKTSHTEQYQNFGQTTAAEVFADATYTVSRLSLTAGMRGTYEQVENAYEVQNSATRGSLGALLGAAPNNLFAPTNGRKEGTGVFRSVVGRAIANFDLGRDFMGYASFSKGRRPNVVVVNASAVRTLNEETVLSTEGGLKGQLAGGRAQFDVSAFSYRYNNFQTSITRLTPGGLVNETLDGGRAKAWGFEGSVRGQLNAQTSVFATVGYTDAKFDSTDANGNKQARAGNRFRLTPMHSYSAGLSLDATKRRFGQLYVSPNTTYRGKVFFEDTNLPAISEKGQLLFNVRAGLRLPDDRTELTIVARNLFDQQYIIDAGNTGGAFGIPTFIAGAPRFVTVQVSRRF, encoded by the coding sequence ATGATCATCATGAAGTCGTCATGGCCACGCACCAACTGGCCCCTTTCACTCGCCGCGCTCATTCTCGCGTCGCCCGCGCTGCTGTCGGCGCAGTCCGCCGGAACGGTTGCCGGTTCCGTCTCAACGGCCGAGGGAAATCTTCCGGTGGAACGGGCCACAATCTCGGTGCGCGGCCGAGACGCGCGCGCGACCACAGACGTCGCGGGACGCTATCAGATCAGTGAACTGCCGGTGGGCACCTATTGGATCGTCGCGCGCGCGATCGGCCTGCTCCCCGACAGCGTGCAAGTATCCGTCGTCGCCGGTCAGACGGCGCGCGGGACTCTCGCGCTCAAGCGCTCGACCACCACGCTGCAGCAGGTCGCGATCACCGCGCAGAAGCGCAGTGAGTCGGCGCAGGACGTACCGGTCGCCGTCACCGCGCTTACGGCAGACTTCCTGACCAAACAGAGCATCCAGCAGTTCGACGCCCTCTCGGCGTATGTGCCAGGTCTCAACGTACAGCTGCAAAGCCCGAACAATCCCGGCTTCGTGATTCGCGGCATTACCTCCGATGACGGCACCAGCTACGTCGAGCCTCGCGTCTCGGTGTTCCAGGACGGCGTGTCGATCTCGAAGTCACGCGGCTCCGTGGTGGAACTGTTCGACCTCGAGCGCGTGGAAGTACTGAAGGGTCCGCAGGGCACACTCTTCGGACGCGGTGCGCAGATCGGCGCTGTGCACGTCATTCAGAACAAGGCCGTGAATGCACGCGAGTCGATGGTGGCGATCGGCGGCGGCACGTTCAACGAGCTGTATGCCACCGGCATGGTGAACGCGCCGTTGGTGGATGGCAAGCTGTTCGGACGCGTGGCAGCGATCTATAACAAGCGCGACGGCTTCATCACGAACGCCGGCGGCGGAACGCTGAACGGCAAGAACACCGGCGCCGTGCGGGCCTCGCTGCGGTGGCTGCCGACGACCGCGTCCACCGTCGACATCATCGTCAACGCGCAAACTGACGATTCGCCCGGCACCTCCTTCAAGAGCACGCGCTTCGCACCGCCGGCCGGTGATGCCACGCCGTTCGCGCGCGCGGGCCTCAATGGCGGCGACTCGCTTGGCATCAGCCGTCAGGTCGGTGGCCTCACCGTGCTCTACAACCAGCAACTCTCTCCGGCGTGGACGCTCACCAGCATCTCGGCCGGTCGCCGCTTCTACAGCGACGAAGCCTTCGACGCCGACGGCACGCTGGCGCCAGTGCTGCAATTCCGCGAAGTCGCGGAAGGCAGTCAGGCGAGCCAGGAACTGCGCTTCGCGTACGATCGCGGCGGCAAGCTCACCGGCTTCGCCGGCGCGAGCGGATTCTGGGAGCGTGGCAGCCAGCGCGTGCCGTTCAACACCGATGAGCGCAGTCTCTTCGCGCTGCTCGCTGGACAGCCGATCGTGAATGCGAACGGCACCGCCAACCTGAGCATCGTCAACAATCCGTCGACGGGACTGCCGTTCAAGACATCGCACACGGAACAGTACCAGAACTTCGGTCAGACGACCGCGGCCGAGGTGTTTGCCGATGCAACGTATACAGTGTCACGCCTCAGCCTGACCGCCGGCATGCGCGGCACCTACGAACAGGTCGAGAACGCGTACGAAGTACAGAACAGCGCGACGCGCGGCTCGCTCGGCGCGTTGCTTGGCGCGGCGCCGAACAACCTGTTCGCCCCGACCAATGGCCGGAAGGAAGGCACGGGCGTATTCCGCTCGGTCGTGGGTCGCGCGATTGCGAATTTTGATCTCGGCCGCGACTTCATGGGCTATGCCTCGTTCTCCAAGGGACGCCGTCCGAATGTCGTCGTGGTGAACGCATCCGCCGTGCGCACGCTGAACGAAGAGACCGTGCTCAGCACCGAAGGCGGCCTCAAGGGGCAGTTGGCCGGTGGACGCGCGCAGTTCGACGTGAGCGCTTTCTCTTACCGCTACAACAACTTTCAAACGTCGATCACACGTCTCACTCCGGGTGGGCTGGTGAACGAGACGCTCGACGGCGGCCGCGCAAAGGCATGGGGCTTCGAAGGCAGCGTGCGCGGGCAGCTCAACGCGCAGACGTCGGTGTTCGCCACCGTGGGATACACCGACGCGAAGTTCGACAGCACCGATGCCAATGGCAACAAGCAGGCGCGCGCCGGCAACCGCTTCCGGCTCACGCCGATGCACAGCTACTCGGCCGGCCTTTCTCTGGATGCCACAAAGCGTCGATTCGGTCAGCTGTACGTCTCGCCGAACACCACGTACCGGGGCAAGGTGTTCTTCGAGGACACCAACCTGCCCGCCATCTCGGAAAAAGGTCAGCTACTCTTCAACGTGCGTGCAGGACTGCGCCTGCCCGACGATCGCACCGAGCTCACGATCGTGGCGCGCAATCTGTTCGATCAGCAGTACATCATCGACGCCGGCAACACCGGCGGCGCGTTCGGCATCCCGACGTTCATCGCCGGTGCACCGCGCTTCGTGACGGTGCAGGTTTCGCGGCGGTTCTAA